The proteins below come from a single Pedobacter aquae genomic window:
- a CDS encoding helix-turn-helix domain-containing protein — MKTNKPELYNSNIIDEMFDEISQEDFEKTTTKMKLAAKIADAIKSNGWKKSEFAKIVKQQPSVISKWLSGTHNFTTDTLIDLEHILNIKLLNVDQKPESIIYKRSVETTIEIDEVTFWNNNLT, encoded by the coding sequence ATGAAAACTAACAAACCAGAACTTTATAATAGTAATATTATTGATGAGATGTTTGATGAAATCTCTCAGGAAGATTTCGAGAAAACCACCACAAAAATGAAATTGGCTGCAAAAATTGCTGATGCCATTAAAAGTAATGGTTGGAAAAAAAGTGAATTTGCTAAGATCGTTAAGCAACAACCTTCTGTTATTAGTAAATGGCTAAGCGGGACACACAACTTCACAACCGATACACTTATTGATTTGGAACATATTTTAAACATTAAACTTTTAAATGTTGATCAAAAACCAGAATCAATAATTTATAAGCGGAGTGTAGAAACTACTATAGAAATTGATGAAGTAACTTTTTGGAATAATAATTTAACGTGA
- a CDS encoding IS982 family transposase produces the protein MLTSDKIIEIFVKVDDFCKEFEAEIVKHQLDAGHYKVRNRKASLADSEIMTILITFHSGYYTNLKHFYLGFICQHYKDHFPGLVSYNRFVELQQRVAVPMMLFLKTHCLGRSAGINFIDSTHIKVCHNRRIHNHKVFAAVAERGQCSIGWFYGFKLHLIINDKGEILSFYLTKGNVDDRNIKLMTSMTQDIFGKLFGDKGYISKALADLLWGNGIQMITKPRKNMKEFNISQADKIMLRKRAIIECVNDELKNICKLQHTRHRSINNFLMNTMGVLCAYHFFPKKPSLNIIFEDHDKQLLLAA, from the coding sequence ATGCTTACTTCTGATAAAATTATTGAAATTTTTGTAAAAGTTGATGATTTCTGCAAAGAATTTGAAGCTGAAATAGTTAAACATCAATTAGATGCAGGTCATTATAAGGTTAGAAACAGAAAAGCATCACTTGCTGATAGTGAAATCATGACCATATTGATTACCTTTCATAGTGGTTATTACACTAATCTGAAACACTTTTATCTAGGATTTATTTGCCAGCATTATAAAGATCATTTCCCTGGTCTTGTTTCCTATAACCGATTTGTAGAACTACAACAACGTGTAGCAGTACCTATGATGCTGTTCTTAAAAACCCACTGTTTAGGACGTTCCGCAGGAATAAATTTTATTGATTCTACACATATTAAAGTTTGTCATAATCGGCGAATCCACAACCACAAGGTATTTGCTGCTGTAGCAGAGCGGGGGCAATGTTCTATTGGTTGGTTTTATGGATTCAAACTACATCTGATTATTAACGACAAAGGCGAAATACTGTCTTTCTACCTTACCAAGGGCAATGTAGACGACCGTAACATTAAACTGATGACTTCTATGACTCAAGATATTTTCGGTAAATTATTTGGTGATAAGGGATACATATCTAAAGCTTTGGCTGATTTGCTTTGGGGAAATGGTATCCAAATGATTACTAAACCTCGTAAAAACATGAAAGAATTTAACATCTCACAAGCTGATAAGATTATGCTTCGCAAAAGAGCTATTATCGAATGTGTTAATGATGAACTAAAAAATATCTGCAAGCTCCAGCATACTCGTCATCGTTCTATCAATAACTTCTTGATGAATACTATGGGGGTGCTTTGTGCTTATCATTTCTTCCCTAAAAAACCTTCTCTTAATATTATTTTTGAAGATCACGATAAACAACTCCTTTTAGCTGCTTAA
- a CDS encoding PfkB family carbohydrate kinase, with amino-acid sequence MSLVVIGTVAFDAIETPFGKTDKIVGGAATYASLAASYFYKKTKIVAVVGEDFHEEDINSIKEHGIDVEGLQIKKGEKSFFWAGKYHNDMNSRDTLATELNVLADFDPIIPESYQDCEFLMLGNLTPQIQQTVIKRLKNKPKLIVMDTMNFWMDIAMDDLLETIKMVDVLTINDAEARQLSGEYSLVKAANKILTMGPKYLIIKKGEHGALLFHEDQIFSAPALPLAEVFDPTGAGDTFAGGFIGFLAQVGTVNFNNMKNAIIYGSALASFCVEKFGTERIKNLTQEEIAARVQEFVRLSSFVISK; translated from the coding sequence ATGAGCTTAGTTGTTATAGGTACTGTGGCTTTTGATGCTATAGAAACTCCGTTTGGTAAAACCGATAAAATTGTAGGTGGTGCAGCTACTTATGCTAGTTTAGCGGCCTCTTACTTTTATAAAAAAACAAAAATTGTGGCGGTTGTAGGTGAAGATTTCCACGAAGAAGACATCAACAGCATTAAAGAGCATGGTATTGATGTAGAAGGCTTACAAATAAAAAAAGGAGAGAAATCTTTTTTCTGGGCTGGTAAATACCATAATGATATGAACAGCCGCGATACTTTAGCTACAGAGTTAAATGTTTTAGCTGATTTTGACCCTATCATTCCAGAATCTTACCAAGATTGCGAGTTTTTAATGTTGGGTAATTTAACGCCGCAAATACAACAAACCGTTATCAAAAGGTTAAAAAATAAACCCAAGCTGATTGTAATGGACACCATGAATTTTTGGATGGATATTGCCATGGATGATTTATTGGAAACCATTAAAATGGTAGATGTTTTAACCATTAATGATGCAGAAGCCCGCCAGTTATCTGGTGAGTATTCTTTGGTTAAAGCGGCAAATAAAATCTTAACCATGGGCCCTAAATATCTGATTATTAAAAAGGGAGAACATGGCGCATTATTATTTCATGAAGACCAAATATTTTCAGCTCCGGCTTTACCTTTAGCTGAGGTTTTTGACCCAACGGGTGCTGGTGATACTTTTGCTGGTGGTTTTATTGGATTTTTGGCCCAAGTAGGTACGGTAAATTTCAATAATATGAAAAATGCAATCATTTATGGATCGGCCTTAGCATCTTTCTGCGTAGAAAAATTTGGCACAGAGCGTATTAAAAACTTAACTCAGGAAGAAATAGCTGCTAGAGTACAAGAATTTGTAAGGCTAAGTAGCTTTGTAATTTCTAAATAA